The following is a genomic window from Corynebacterium incognita.
GCACAGCGGCTTGGTGGAGGTGCCGTCGTTGTAGATGTAGGGGGCGGCGGCGAAGCCGGAGTTGAAGCCCAGGAAGGCCGCGGACTGGTGGGACTCAGTGGTGCCGGTCTTGGCTGCCAGCGGGGTGCTCCAGCCGGCGGCGTTGGCCGCGCCTGACGCGGTGCCCTTGGTGGCGTCCTCGGACATGGCGTTAGCCAGGGCGTCGGCCTGCGGCTTGCCCATGGCCCGCTCGCAGTCGGGGCGCTCGAGGTAGACGTCGTTGCCGTTGCGGTCAGTGACCGAGGTAACGGGGTTAGGCTCGCACCACATGCCACCGGAAGCGATGGTGGCGCCCACGTTGGATAGCTCCAGCGGGTTCACCGGCGTGGGGCCCAGGGTGTAGGAGCCGAGGTTGGCCTCCTTGTTGAAATTCGCGATGGAATCATCCTCGCCATGCGTTCCCTTGTTGGCGTAGCTGCGCAGGCCCAGCTTGACCGACATATCCACGACGGCCGGGACGCCGACCTCCTCCAGCAACTGGATGAAGGTGGTGTTCGGGGAGTGCGCCAGCGCCTCTTTGAGCGTCATGGAGCCCTTGTAGGACGCCGCGTTTTCCACGCAGTAGTGGTTAGGTGGACAGTTCTCCGCGCCGCCGGCACCGAGGCCCTCGGCCTCGTAGCGTTTGGGTACGGGCAGGGTGTTGTCCAGGCCGTAGCCGGCGTTGATGGCGGCCGCAGCGGTGAAGATCTTAAAAATGGAGCCTGCGCCGTTGCCCACCATGGAATGGGGCTGCGGCAGGATGGTCTCGTTGGACTTCAAATCTAGGCCGTACTGGCGTGAGGACACCATGGCCAAGACCTTGCGGTCCGAGGCGCTCGGTTCTACGACGTTCATCACCTCAGCGACGCCCGCAGCGTCGGGGCTGGTGTGCTGGGTGACGGCGGCCTCGGCTTGCTTCTGCACCTGCGGGTCCAGGGTGGTCTTGATGGTGTAGGCGCCGTTTTCTAGCAGGCTGCGATCCACGCCCTTTTGCTCCAAGTAATCGATGGCGTAGTCACAGAAGAATCCTTTGTTGCCCGCACCGATGCAACCGTTGGGCAAGGTCGCAGGCTTCTTGAGGATGCCGAGGCTTTCCTCGGAGAGCTTGGTCGCTTCTTCTTTGGAGATGGCGCCGGTTGAGGCCATCGCGTTCAGTACCTGGTTGCGGCGCTTGACCACGGCGTCGGTGTTGGTCCAGGGGTTGAGGTACTCCGAGGACTGCACCATTCCGGCCAGCATAGCGGACTGCTTGACGTCGAGCTTAGAGGCGGAGGTGCCGAAATAGGTGCGGGCGGCGGCCTCCACCCCGTAAGCGTGGTTGCCCCACGGCACGAGGTTGAGGTAGTTGGTGAGCACCTCGTCCTTGGACAGCGACTTATCCAGTTTGGCCGCCATGCGGATCTCGCGGAGCTTGCGGCCGATGGACTGCTCGGTGGCGGCGGCGCGTTCCTCGTCGGAGTCCGCGGCCACGAGCAGCAGGTAGTTCTTCACGTACTGCTGGTGGAGCGTGGACGCGCCCTGGGTGACGCCGCCGGCCGCGAGGTTGGAGACGAGGGCGCGGAAGTTGCCCTGGAAGTCCACGCCGTTGTGCTCGTAGAACCGGCGGTCCTCGATGGCCACGATGGCGTCTTTCATCGGCTGCGAGATTTTGTCGCCGGTCACGGGGTGGCGGCGGTGCTTGTATAGGTACGCCAGGTTCTTGCCGTGCGCGTCCTTGATCACGGTCACGCCGGGAGCTTTTCCGTCCTCGATGTTCTCTAACTCGGTGGCCATGGCTTCGTCGGCACGGCCGATGCCGACTCCCGCGACAGCGGAGACCGGGGTGAGGGTCAGCGCGATGAGCGCAGCCACGGCAAGGGTGGCGAGGATCAGTCTTCCCAGGGCTTTTGAAACAGTCACCACTCATACACTAGGGGACTTTTCCCGTCTATGAAACAGCAAACTCCCCCCTAAAGTGTGACCTATTCGACTATTTGTGAAATCGGTGAATATACTTACACACGTTCCCTTGCTGTTAAGCCTACAGCCAGGGATTATGCATTTATTTCGCGTCATTTTTGTTTATGAGGAGTGTTTGATGACTTCAGCGCTAGTTGCCCCCGTCCGTGACACACCAGCAGCAGGTGCTAAGCATTCCTCAGCGCGTTCCTCATCCACCACCATTGAGCGCGGGGAGTGGGTAACGCAGGCCGTGTGCCGTAAAGGGGATCCGGACGCATTGTTTGTGCGCGGTGCCGAACAGCGTCGCGCCGCCGCCATCTGCCGCCACTGCCCGGTGCTCACCGAGTGCCGTGCCGACGCCCTGGACAACCGCGTCGAATTCGGTGTGTGGGGTGGCCTGACGGAGCGTCAGCGCCGCGCACTGCTGCGCAAGAACCCCCACATCACCAACTGGGCGGAATACCTCGCTTCCGGTGGAGAGCTGCACGGTATCTAGCGGCTGCAAATGTGACTAGGATTGTCCCCATGAAGAAATGGGAATACTCCGTAGTACCTGTCCTGACTCACGCCGCGAAGCAGATCCTGGATAACTGGGGCGAAGACGGCTGGGAACTCGTCACCTTGACCCCCGGCCCGAACCCGGAAAATTTGGTGGCTTACTTCAAACGAGAGGTGGAATAAACCATGTCCGCAACCCCCGGTGAGCGCCTGGCCGCTCTCGGCCTGACCCTCCCGGACGTCGCCAAGCCTTTGGCCGCCTACGTGCCCGCCGTCGTGGTGGGGAACCAGGTGTGGACCTCCGGCCAACTCCCGCTTGTCGACGGCTCCTTGCCCCAGGTCGGCAAAGTCGGCGCCGAGGTCTCCCCGGAGGACGCCGCCGACCTGGCGCGCACCGCAGCGCTCAACGCTCTGGCCGCCATCGATGCCGAGGTGGGCCTAGACAATGTCACCCGCGCATTCAAGATCGTGGGCTTCGTGGCTTCCGCGCCGGGCTTCACCGGTCAGCCGGCCGTGGTTAATGGAGCGTCGGAACTCATCAAGGAAGTCCTGGGTGGCGTGCACGCGCGTTCCGCGGTGGGTGTCGCTGAGCTGCCGATGGGCACACCGGTGGAGATCGAAGTTAACGTGGAGTTTTCGCGTTAATCGGATAGGCTAGAGGTCATGGAGCATCCTGCATATAGTCAGCTTCGTCCAGTTACCCGCTCGGTGGGCGTGGTGCTGTGCGATAACCCTTCGTACACCGCCCTCGAGGGCACTAACACGTGGATCGTCCGCGCGGGGGAAGACTCCCGCGCCATCGTAGTGGATCCGGGCCCTGAGGATGAGGGGCACCTCAACGTCGTCCACGCCAAGGCCGGCGAGGTGGCGCTGATTCTGCTCACGCACCGCCACGACGACCACGCCGACGGCGCGCAGCGCCTGCGCCAGCTCACCGGCGCCCCCATCCGCGCGGTGGACGCCAGCTACTGCAACGGCGCCGAGGCCCTGCAGGACGGCGAGGTCATCGCGGTCGAGGGCATTACCCCGCGCCTGACCGTGGCGCTCACCCCGGGCCACACCGCGGATTCCGCCTCC
Proteins encoded in this region:
- a CDS encoding penicillin-binding protein: MTVSKALGRLILATLAVAALIALTLTPVSAVAGVGIGRADEAMATELENIEDGKAPGVTVIKDAHGKNLAYLYKHRRHPVTGDKISQPMKDAIVAIEDRRFYEHNGVDFQGNFRALVSNLAAGGVTQGASTLHQQYVKNYLLLVAADSDEERAAATEQSIGRKLREIRMAAKLDKSLSKDEVLTNYLNLVPWGNHAYGVEAAARTYFGTSASKLDVKQSAMLAGMVQSSEYLNPWTNTDAVVKRRNQVLNAMASTGAISKEEATKLSEESLGILKKPATLPNGCIGAGNKGFFCDYAIDYLEQKGVDRSLLENGAYTIKTTLDPQVQKQAEAAVTQHTSPDAAGVAEVMNVVEPSASDRKVLAMVSSRQYGLDLKSNETILPQPHSMVGNGAGSIFKIFTAAAAINAGYGLDNTLPVPKRYEAEGLGAGGAENCPPNHYCVENAASYKGSMTLKEALAHSPNTTFIQLLEEVGVPAVVDMSVKLGLRSYANKGTHGEDDSIANFNKEANLGSYTLGPTPVNPLELSNVGATIASGGMWCEPNPVTSVTDRNGNDVYLERPDCERAMGKPQADALANAMSEDATKGTASGAANAAGWSTPLAAKTGTTESHQSAAFLGFNSGFAAAPYIYNDGTSTKPLCTAPVRQCGEGSLFGGKEPAATFFRLATQIPEATSGKLAPVEDRFLKGSAGGILDEVRNLSEGEARKKLEGAGYKVKVVKVGGNNVPAGQVVRALRPKGGMKPGAEVTLQVSDGSGYSAPAPAPSGSGQSAPAPAASPSNRSNNGGNGSPSRGNNGSRSNPSPRDVQRDVERIAEDIADAFGL
- a CDS encoding WhiB family transcriptional regulator, whose product is MTSALVAPVRDTPAAGAKHSSARSSSTTIERGEWVTQAVCRKGDPDALFVRGAEQRRAAAICRHCPVLTECRADALDNRVEFGVWGGLTERQRRALLRKNPHITNWAEYLASGGELHGI
- a CDS encoding DUF4177 domain-containing protein, whose product is MKKWEYSVVPVLTHAAKQILDNWGEDGWELVTLTPGPNPENLVAYFKREVE
- a CDS encoding RidA family protein translates to MSATPGERLAALGLTLPDVAKPLAAYVPAVVVGNQVWTSGQLPLVDGSLPQVGKVGAEVSPEDAADLARTAALNALAAIDAEVGLDNVTRAFKIVGFVASAPGFTGQPAVVNGASELIKEVLGGVHARSAVGVAELPMGTPVEIEVNVEFSR
- a CDS encoding MBL fold metallo-hydrolase, with amino-acid sequence MEHPAYSQLRPVTRSVGVVLCDNPSYTALEGTNTWIVRAGEDSRAIVVDPGPEDEGHLNVVHAKAGEVALILLTHRHDDHADGAQRLRQLTGAPIRAVDASYCNGAEALQDGEVIAVEGITPRLTVALTPGHTADSASFFVWSGEPEQSQLEGIVTGDTIAGRHTTLLSETDGDLGQYLESLTMLEERGKDITLLPGHGPDTDDVSVLARKYLDRREFRLSQIRELRAKHGEDVDVKTLVDEMYDDVDPVLRHAAEQSTRTALKYLEAQA